Proteins co-encoded in one Schaalia radingae genomic window:
- a CDS encoding DUF1349 domain-containing protein, translating to MTTHTTVAWSEGRWLHDPADHHIDDAGKLVVTATEKSDAWERTYYGFSVNTANALVRELLHGTAMEVTLNAAFSEQFDQAGIFVRAGAKNWVKAGLEFSDGVLQLGAVVTRGVSDWSVSPVHEWLNKDVVIRVSRHDDSIILRAGVVGEGLRLVRVLPCLPDDGSVVEAGPFVCSPSRGGLSIAFSSWTLGPADASLH from the coding sequence ATGACCACTCACACGACCGTTGCCTGGAGCGAGGGCCGTTGGCTTCACGACCCTGCCGATCACCACATTGACGATGCGGGAAAACTGGTGGTAACCGCCACCGAGAAATCCGATGCGTGGGAGCGTACCTACTACGGCTTCAGTGTGAACACTGCGAATGCCCTGGTCAGGGAACTTCTCCACGGTACAGCAATGGAGGTGACGCTCAATGCGGCGTTCTCCGAGCAATTCGACCAGGCTGGCATTTTCGTGCGCGCCGGTGCAAAAAACTGGGTCAAAGCGGGCCTTGAGTTTTCCGACGGAGTGCTGCAGCTCGGCGCGGTCGTCACGCGCGGCGTGTCCGACTGGTCAGTGTCGCCGGTCCACGAATGGCTCAACAAAGATGTGGTGATCCGCGTGAGCCGCCACGACGATTCGATCATCCTGCGTGCCGGCGTGGTGGGCGAGGGCCTCAGGTTGGTGCGAGTACTGCCGTGTCTGCCTGACGATGGCTCGGTGGTGGAGGCAGGTCCGTTCGTGTGCTCGCCGTCCAGGGGCGGACTGTCCATCGCCTTCTCGTCATGGACGCTCGGCCCTGCAGACGCCAGTTTGCACTGA
- a CDS encoding AEC family transporter, translating to MLGTVLTTITPMITVGVLGTLFARNCHFVGALNPINDFVFYVTLPCYMFTVVLNAPLDTSATPVVEALSGPVIAVLLYFLLGFTLRAVSKRRRLCQERREGQETDADLSARDRARTSGAFNPSPIVLGATFGNVGYMGVPIALALIGPQAGLAGGVIQLLHNVVFLSGYPIMRQLLLGQSAHEEHVDRDHATHTARPRHWPRALQVLIQAVTMPPTIAFALALGVNALHIRLPEAITHTTSLIAGATVPCALFAIGLAVPEALRALRQRFVPLSVVLAAALTKTVVLPLLVVGVIAACGIDTHSVWALTAIVLASIPSASAVLNLALGLDGDPQGATSTIVMTLTVFPVTFPLVFLLVSAL from the coding sequence GTGCTAGGGACAGTACTGACAACGATCACACCCATGATCACGGTGGGAGTGCTGGGAACACTTTTCGCACGCAACTGTCACTTTGTCGGTGCCCTGAACCCGATCAACGACTTCGTCTTCTATGTCACCCTGCCGTGCTACATGTTCACCGTCGTGCTCAATGCGCCACTGGACACGTCAGCTACCCCGGTCGTGGAAGCACTCTCAGGCCCCGTCATCGCAGTGCTCCTCTACTTCCTGCTCGGCTTCACTCTCCGAGCAGTCTCTAAGCGGCGTCGGCTGTGTCAGGAACGTCGTGAAGGACAGGAAACGGACGCTGATCTCTCCGCCCGTGACCGTGCCCGCACAAGCGGAGCGTTCAACCCGTCCCCCATTGTTTTGGGCGCGACCTTCGGCAACGTCGGATACATGGGTGTGCCTATCGCACTGGCCCTGATCGGACCACAGGCCGGCCTTGCGGGCGGCGTCATTCAACTGCTCCACAACGTTGTTTTCCTGTCGGGCTATCCCATCATGCGTCAGCTCCTGCTGGGACAGTCCGCGCACGAGGAACACGTCGACCGTGATCACGCCACGCATACTGCCCGCCCCCGCCACTGGCCGCGAGCGCTCCAAGTCCTCATCCAGGCCGTCACCATGCCTCCCACAATTGCCTTTGCCCTGGCACTTGGCGTCAATGCCCTGCATATCCGCCTCCCGGAGGCAATCACGCACACGACGTCACTGATTGCCGGAGCCACGGTGCCCTGTGCCTTGTTCGCGATTGGTCTGGCTGTCCCTGAGGCCCTGCGGGCCCTGCGTCAGCGTTTTGTCCCATTGTCAGTGGTCCTCGCTGCGGCCCTGACGAAGACGGTGGTGCTGCCGCTGCTGGTGGTGGGCGTGATCGCAGCGTGTGGCATTGATACTCATTCGGTGTGGGCGCTGACGGCGATCGTCCTGGCGAGCATTCCCTCGGCGTCAGCGGTGCTCAACCTTGCGCTCGGCCTGGATGGTGACCCTCAGGGAGCAACCTCCACGATCGTTATGACGCTGACCGTCTTTCCCGTGACATTCCCGCTGGTGTTCTTGCTGGTGAGCGCCCTGTAG
- a CDS encoding acyltransferase family protein — MTISLPYSATDVADSQHTASTRRRVPGLDGLRALAVAVVLIYHLMRSWMPGGMVGVDVFLVISGFLITSLLIHEFRTAGHIDLKGFWVRRVRRLVPAVAVMVVVATTAAAIVGGDALLAIRRQFVGALTYTYNWVEIAAGSSYFDRNQPLLLTHMWSLAIEQQFYLIWPLIVIALLWLARRVFAHSERWIWIVAACLMAASALWALALASGGADPSRIYMGTDSRAFGLMAGSALALACGDPLSIDEPAPISARTATARASLGYVGAVIIVVVAIMLPMNNAPLALEIVLILATLGAVGVIQAMMPAVLSGSVSGRFLCRILDAPFMRWIGERSYGIYLWHWPLWVLGYYLVDGDMPRPMALALAALSVVIAEASYRWVETPLRKGGIVATVRLWITSLQERGRIIVFIVSMLIIGVLVTAVARQPAMSSAEQAIRSGQAAISGSQSAAGDTTPASGQKAEGDPSAAQSAAAGAVSGAGHDHSDQPATPIPGNQITVIGDSVTLAAAPALTEERPGIAINAEVSRSIYQVSSVLTQVDAEYGARRYVVVALATNGDVPPEQLDEVLKQLGPDRRLVLVTGFGPDDDTWIRPAADTIRSWAAAHKDRVRVADWAAAIAEHTDLLASDNVHPDEEGAKVWTRTVLDALDTVPR, encoded by the coding sequence TTGACCATCTCTTTGCCCTACAGCGCGACTGACGTGGCAGATTCACAGCACACAGCATCCACCCGGCGGCGCGTTCCCGGCCTTGACGGGCTGCGCGCGCTGGCAGTCGCAGTGGTGCTGATCTACCACCTGATGCGCTCGTGGATGCCGGGCGGCATGGTAGGCGTGGATGTGTTCCTGGTGATTTCGGGATTCCTCATCACGTCCCTGCTGATCCATGAGTTCCGCACGGCCGGTCACATTGATCTCAAGGGCTTTTGGGTGCGGCGGGTGCGCCGCCTGGTTCCTGCCGTCGCAGTCATGGTGGTGGTGGCCACCACTGCGGCGGCCATAGTCGGCGGGGATGCGCTGCTGGCTATCCGACGCCAATTTGTCGGCGCGTTGACGTATACCTATAACTGGGTGGAGATTGCTGCCGGATCCAGCTACTTCGACCGCAATCAGCCGCTGCTGCTCACCCACATGTGGTCCCTGGCCATCGAGCAGCAGTTCTACCTGATCTGGCCGCTCATCGTGATCGCCCTTCTGTGGCTGGCGCGCCGCGTTTTCGCCCATTCAGAGCGCTGGATCTGGATCGTCGCTGCATGTCTGATGGCGGCATCAGCTCTGTGGGCACTGGCATTGGCATCGGGAGGTGCTGACCCCTCGCGCATCTACATGGGAACCGATTCGCGTGCCTTCGGCCTGATGGCAGGCAGCGCGCTGGCGTTGGCCTGCGGCGATCCGCTCAGCATCGATGAACCCGCCCCGATCAGTGCGCGCACTGCGACGGCTCGCGCCTCGCTGGGCTACGTGGGCGCCGTCATCATCGTGGTGGTCGCCATCATGTTGCCCATGAACAACGCTCCGCTCGCCCTGGAAATCGTTCTGATCCTTGCAACGCTCGGCGCGGTCGGAGTGATCCAGGCGATGATGCCGGCAGTACTGAGCGGTTCCGTATCGGGACGTTTCCTGTGCCGCATCCTTGATGCACCCTTCATGCGCTGGATTGGTGAACGCTCCTATGGCATCTACCTGTGGCACTGGCCGCTGTGGGTTCTGGGCTACTACCTCGTCGATGGCGACATGCCGCGCCCGATGGCGCTCGCTCTGGCAGCGCTCAGCGTCGTGATCGCAGAGGCCTCGTACCGGTGGGTTGAAACGCCGCTGCGCAAGGGCGGCATCGTTGCCACAGTGCGCTTGTGGATCACGAGCCTGCAGGAGCGTGGCCGCATCATCGTGTTCATAGTCTCGATGCTGATCATCGGGGTGCTCGTGACTGCAGTGGCGCGCCAGCCTGCCATGTCCAGCGCCGAGCAGGCCATTCGCTCCGGCCAGGCCGCCATTTCCGGCTCGCAGTCCGCTGCCGGCGATACCACCCCCGCGTCCGGCCAGAAGGCCGAGGGCGACCCGTCTGCTGCCCAGTCCGCTGCCGCAGGTGCCGTATCCGGAGCGGGACACGACCATTCAGATCAGCCCGCCACACCGATTCCCGGCAATCAGATCACGGTGATCGGGGATTCGGTGACGCTGGCGGCTGCGCCTGCTTTAACTGAGGAGCGTCCGGGTATTGCGATCAATGCCGAAGTGTCGCGTTCGATCTATCAGGTTTCATCCGTCCTCACGCAGGTTGATGCTGAATATGGTGCCCGCCGCTACGTCGTTGTCGCTCTGGCCACTAACGGTGATGTTCCACCCGAGCAGCTCGATGAGGTGCTCAAGCAGCTCGGGCCGGATCGTCGCCTCGTGCTGGTCACCGGGTTTGGCCCGGACGATGACACGTGGATTCGTCCCGCCGCTGACACGATCCGTTCATGGGCGGCAGCGCATAAGGACCGGGTTCGCGTGGCCGACTGGGCCGCCGCGATTGCAGAGCACACCGACCTTCTGGCCTCCGACAACGTTCACCCCGACGAAGAGGGCGCAAAGGTGTGGACGCGGACTGTGCTGGACGCCCTCGACACTGTGCCGAGGTAA
- a CDS encoding alpha/beta fold hydrolase, with protein MRIGSYIHHSSTIHDHTFTVPLDHNAPDAHDHGTVDIYAREIIPPGGDSLPYLVFMQGGPGGEGPRPGDFRDGFIGRMLKDYRVVLLDQRGTGRSHRLDKLTLSSLGNQSVTDEGDHAPTAQEIADYLMLFRQDQIVRDAEVVRRELAGDEPWTTLGQSFGGFINTCYLSIAPEGLRAVFNTGGLPGLTDIDSIYRLTYERTAARNRAYYERYPDDEPMIRRIAAHVRDHEECLPTGERLSTERFRMIGICLGGQLRFDTLHYMLEAPFVTVNGVSRLSRHFLQQVADEVAQTTPMYAVLQETIYAATTPALAGTATRWSADRLSREIAGFDPDADPLDTSEPYYLTGEHMMRSIFDEDPELTGLGEAADILANRTDWPAVYDPEVLAENSVPVASAVYFDDMFVPRELSLETASAIRGSRVWVTNEYQHDGLRVSGGAVLDHLFALQRD; from the coding sequence ATGCGCATCGGAAGCTACATTCACCATTCAAGCACCATTCACGACCACACATTCACCGTCCCACTGGATCACAATGCGCCCGATGCGCATGACCACGGGACGGTGGATATTTATGCTCGCGAGATTATCCCCCCCGGTGGAGACAGCCTGCCATACCTGGTGTTCATGCAGGGTGGTCCCGGAGGCGAAGGCCCCCGTCCAGGCGATTTTCGCGACGGATTCATCGGCCGCATGCTCAAGGACTACCGCGTCGTTCTGCTGGACCAGCGCGGGACGGGCAGATCCCACCGGCTCGACAAGCTCACGCTGAGTTCCCTCGGCAATCAATCCGTCACTGACGAGGGTGACCACGCTCCCACTGCTCAGGAAATTGCTGACTACCTGATGCTGTTCCGACAGGATCAGATTGTGCGCGATGCGGAAGTTGTGCGCCGTGAGCTGGCTGGCGATGAGCCGTGGACGACGCTCGGTCAGAGTTTTGGCGGCTTCATCAACACGTGCTACCTGTCGATTGCACCCGAAGGGCTGCGCGCCGTCTTCAACACCGGCGGTCTGCCCGGTCTGACGGACATTGATTCGATTTACCGGCTGACCTACGAGCGTACCGCAGCACGCAACCGCGCGTACTATGAGCGTTACCCTGACGATGAGCCGATGATTCGCCGCATCGCCGCGCATGTGCGTGACCACGAGGAATGTCTGCCAACCGGTGAGCGCCTCTCCACGGAGCGTTTCCGCATGATCGGCATATGTCTGGGTGGGCAACTGCGTTTCGACACGCTGCACTACATGCTGGAAGCCCCCTTCGTCACGGTTAACGGGGTCTCACGCCTGTCGCGTCACTTCCTACAACAAGTGGCAGACGAGGTCGCTCAGACCACTCCTATGTATGCGGTGCTGCAGGAAACGATTTACGCTGCGACCACCCCTGCCCTGGCGGGCACTGCAACCCGCTGGTCAGCGGATCGGCTTTCGCGTGAGATCGCGGGGTTTGATCCAGATGCTGACCCGTTGGATACGTCCGAGCCGTACTACCTGACCGGGGAGCACATGATGCGCTCGATTTTCGATGAGGATCCGGAGCTGACCGGACTGGGCGAGGCTGCCGACATCCTGGCCAACCGCACCGACTGGCCAGCGGTGTACGACCCGGAGGTGCTGGCTGAGAACTCGGTACCTGTCGCGTCGGCCGTCTACTTCGATGACATGTTTGTGCCGCGTGAGTTGTCACTGGAAACTGCGAGCGCCATTCGCGGATCGCGCGTGTGGGTGACAAACGAGTACCAGCATGACGGTTTGCGTGTCTCAGGAGGCGCCGTGCTTGACCATCTCTTTGCCCTACAGCGCGACTGA
- a CDS encoding FtsX-like permease family protein produces the protein MKTLHLAPMLTVGRLRSRAGDAWLDVLAVASFALSTAMTLTVAGGVWMFYTWANDPSERLLKAFARLDLHPSATEAYLVFALFAVVLLAFPVFSLGSSAARLGAQGRSERLASLRLVGATSGQVILIALVETVIQWVIGAAIGVILYVVTLPLWSYAHFLTVAIDPAEMLVPAWMLAIVLAVLLTIAVISTLVGLQKVRISPLGVAKRHTPKALRMWRLFVLAGAIVLFCTFAIFPTADFNNQGMLVVIALLSVTIIAIAIAAPFIIQLLAAPFTLSHFPSVVLAARRIMDDPRAVWRAVGALSILCFIGGFTSVMDFATVSTTKQEISPEVILFTHDVPLGVTITLGIGFAVSALSTLMNQASGVFDRLTQTQALDRMGFPRHLFTLVRLFQSFAPLVVTSILFAALGRGLSLASTGGRSAATDDTLVRLLMIGGIGLGMSLVALLICTPLERHVLAALGRAND, from the coding sequence ATGAAGACCCTGCACTTGGCTCCGATGCTCACCGTCGGCAGGCTGCGCTCCCGTGCCGGAGACGCGTGGCTGGACGTCCTAGCCGTCGCATCATTTGCACTGTCCACCGCGATGACGCTGACTGTGGCAGGCGGCGTGTGGATGTTCTACACATGGGCAAATGATCCTTCCGAGCGCCTCCTGAAAGCGTTCGCACGCCTCGACTTGCATCCATCGGCAACAGAAGCGTATCTCGTGTTCGCCCTGTTCGCAGTCGTCTTACTTGCCTTCCCCGTGTTCTCTCTCGGGTCCTCAGCGGCACGCCTGGGAGCACAGGGCAGATCCGAACGCCTCGCCTCACTGCGTCTGGTTGGAGCAACAAGTGGGCAGGTCATCCTGATCGCACTGGTGGAAACGGTTATCCAGTGGGTAATCGGCGCAGCCATTGGCGTCATACTGTACGTGGTGACACTGCCGTTGTGGTCGTACGCTCATTTCCTCACTGTCGCCATCGACCCTGCCGAGATGCTCGTGCCTGCATGGATGCTGGCGATTGTGCTGGCCGTCCTGCTCACTATCGCAGTCATCTCAACACTGGTCGGCCTGCAGAAAGTGCGGATCTCACCGCTGGGAGTCGCCAAGCGGCATACACCGAAGGCACTGCGGATGTGGCGCCTGTTCGTCCTGGCAGGAGCAATCGTTCTGTTCTGCACCTTCGCTATCTTCCCGACCGCCGACTTCAATAATCAGGGAATGCTCGTTGTTATTGCGCTGTTATCTGTCACCATCATCGCGATCGCAATCGCAGCTCCGTTCATCATTCAGCTGCTGGCTGCACCATTCACGCTGAGTCACTTCCCCTCGGTGGTCCTGGCGGCCCGCCGCATCATGGATGACCCGCGCGCTGTGTGGCGCGCAGTCGGAGCGCTGTCCATTCTGTGCTTCATCGGCGGGTTCACCTCCGTCATGGACTTCGCTACGGTGTCCACCACAAAGCAGGAAATATCGCCAGAGGTAATCCTCTTCACGCACGACGTCCCGCTGGGCGTGACGATCACGCTGGGAATCGGCTTCGCCGTGTCAGCCCTGTCCACCCTGATGAACCAGGCGTCAGGGGTCTTCGATCGACTCACACAAACTCAGGCCCTGGACCGCATGGGATTCCCTCGTCACCTGTTCACCCTTGTTCGACTGTTCCAGAGTTTCGCACCCCTGGTTGTGACATCCATCCTGTTCGCCGCTTTGGGTCGTGGCCTGTCGCTGGCGTCAACCGGAGGACGCAGCGCCGCCACTGACGACACGCTGGTCCGCCTGCTCATGATTGGCGGCATCGGACTGGGAATGAGTCTGGTGGCGTTGCTGATCTGCACACCGCTGGAGCGTCACGTCCTGGCTGCCCTGGGGCGCGCCAACGACTGA
- a CDS encoding ABC transporter ATP-binding protein, producing MAQRMNSASATPQVLSGHALTKNFGTVPALRGVDIEFPPGQSVAIMGPSGSGKSTLLHCLAGILPPTSGAAFLGQDNISALSDARRSKLRLARFGFVFQDGQLIPELPARENVAVPLMLTGQSRKASLAQADMWLERLGLGTEKSRRPGEMSGGQMQRVAIARALAGSPSVVFADEPTGALDQSTGHEVMQILTTTTQMSGATLIIVTHDSHVADWCQRLVEIRDGVVHADSGVREVPAQAPGGGLR from the coding sequence ATGGCACAAAGAATGAATTCCGCGTCCGCAACACCTCAGGTGCTCAGCGGCCACGCGTTGACGAAGAATTTCGGTACCGTACCGGCTCTACGAGGCGTTGACATCGAATTCCCGCCCGGGCAGTCAGTGGCGATCATGGGTCCGTCAGGGTCCGGCAAGTCCACACTGCTGCACTGCCTGGCTGGGATTCTGCCACCCACATCGGGAGCCGCGTTCCTGGGGCAGGACAACATTTCAGCACTGTCCGACGCGCGCCGCTCCAAACTGCGCCTGGCCCGATTCGGCTTCGTGTTCCAGGATGGCCAGCTCATCCCCGAACTTCCCGCACGTGAAAACGTGGCCGTGCCGCTGATGCTGACGGGGCAAAGCCGCAAAGCGTCCCTCGCTCAGGCCGATATGTGGCTGGAGCGGCTCGGCCTGGGTACCGAGAAGTCGCGCCGTCCCGGTGAAATGTCAGGCGGGCAGATGCAGCGCGTCGCCATCGCACGCGCCTTGGCAGGCTCTCCCAGCGTGGTTTTTGCCGACGAGCCGACCGGCGCGCTCGACCAGTCCACCGGCCACGAGGTGATGCAGATTCTGACCACAACAACGCAGATGAGTGGCGCAACGCTCATCATCGTCACGCACGATTCACACGTTGCCGACTGGTGTCAACGACTCGTTGAAATCCGTGACGGCGTTGTGCACGCAGATTCGGGTGTGCGCGAGGTTCCTGCTCAGGCCCCCGGTGGTGGTCTGCGATGA
- a CDS encoding sensor histidine kinase yields the protein MRDEWKAFLCGAGACLSALTACLFAMMFLSNPGIGLGVAVVCALAVFAACLFNVWTMVRDHDGGAWWRRSTAPAAPDAFDEVVHAHRDIANAFEIERRRIERDLHDGAQQFIVAASMDIGEAALMLDDLSVGDSVDPASMRSVSERLESAAQRTGKALSALRRTVAGIHPKVLSDLGLEAAVRDLADASPLDADVKVPIPLPDIPQGVIAAGYFMVAECLTNAAKYAPHAHVTVLVIAGENLQITVTDDGPGGASVRADGGLAGMRERLASFGGSLDVSSPEGGPTIISGRIPLMLMRGEFSVTSRAGSPLTNKEA from the coding sequence ATGCGAGATGAATGGAAAGCGTTCCTATGCGGAGCAGGCGCATGTCTCAGCGCTCTGACTGCATGCCTGTTTGCCATGATGTTTCTCAGCAATCCCGGGATTGGTCTGGGTGTGGCGGTCGTGTGCGCACTCGCCGTATTTGCGGCCTGCCTGTTCAACGTGTGGACAATGGTCAGGGACCACGACGGTGGGGCGTGGTGGCGCCGCTCGACTGCTCCTGCAGCGCCCGACGCTTTTGACGAGGTGGTGCACGCGCACCGAGACATCGCCAATGCCTTCGAAATTGAGCGCCGCCGCATTGAACGCGACCTGCATGACGGAGCGCAGCAGTTCATCGTTGCAGCATCAATGGATATCGGGGAAGCGGCTTTGATGCTCGATGACCTGTCAGTGGGCGACAGCGTGGATCCCGCGAGTATGCGCAGCGTCAGCGAACGCCTCGAATCAGCAGCCCAGCGCACGGGAAAAGCTCTGTCCGCCTTGCGTCGCACAGTTGCCGGCATCCACCCTAAAGTGCTGTCAGATCTGGGGCTTGAGGCAGCGGTGCGAGACCTGGCGGACGCCAGTCCGCTGGACGCCGACGTCAAGGTACCCATCCCGCTTCCCGACATTCCTCAGGGCGTGATTGCTGCCGGATACTTCATGGTGGCTGAATGCCTGACGAACGCCGCGAAGTATGCGCCTCACGCGCATGTCACCGTGCTGGTCATCGCCGGTGAGAATCTGCAGATCACAGTGACAGATGACGGTCCTGGAGGAGCAAGCGTGCGCGCCGACGGCGGACTGGCTGGCATGCGTGAACGGCTGGCCTCTTTCGGCGGTTCCCTGGATGTGTCCAGTCCCGAGGGTGGCCCGACCATTATTTCGGGGCGAATTCCGCTCATGTTGATGCGCGGCGAATTCAGCGTCACATCACGAGCCGGCTCACCCCTCACCAATAAGGAGGCATGA
- a CDS encoding response regulator transcription factor — translation MKLIVADDSTLFREGIIGLLERRGHEVIVHVATAPELIDAVGQVDADLVITDVRMPPGMSDDGLRAAVEIRRQHPGLGIVVLSQYVAPAYARELFNPQSAHHPASDVRFAGSPSAGNADEDAPGGLGYLLKDRVARVADFIRSLDIVAAGGVVIDPEVAAELMRHEPSKLSTLTEREMEILALMARGLSNAELADELVVSAATVSKHVANIFLKLGMEPGEENRRVRAVLAYLTEQHAQR, via the coding sequence ATGAAACTCATCGTGGCAGATGACTCCACGCTTTTCCGTGAAGGCATTATCGGCCTGCTGGAGCGACGCGGCCATGAGGTCATCGTTCACGTCGCCACAGCGCCGGAGCTGATTGACGCAGTTGGACAGGTCGACGCGGACCTGGTGATCACCGATGTGCGCATGCCGCCGGGAATGAGTGATGACGGCCTGCGTGCAGCAGTTGAGATCCGCAGACAGCACCCTGGTTTGGGAATAGTGGTGCTGTCACAGTATGTGGCACCGGCCTACGCGCGCGAACTGTTCAACCCGCAGTCCGCCCACCATCCGGCTTCGGATGTCAGGTTTGCGGGGTCACCTTCGGCCGGCAATGCGGATGAGGATGCCCCCGGAGGTCTTGGCTACCTGCTCAAAGACCGTGTCGCGAGGGTGGCTGACTTCATCCGATCGCTCGACATTGTCGCTGCTGGCGGCGTGGTGATCGACCCGGAGGTGGCGGCGGAGCTGATGCGGCACGAGCCGTCGAAGCTGTCCACGCTGACTGAGCGCGAAATGGAGATTCTCGCGCTCATGGCGCGCGGATTGTCGAATGCGGAACTGGCCGATGAACTGGTCGTATCGGCGGCAACCGTGTCGAAACACGTGGCGAACATCTTCCTCAAACTCGGCATGGAGCCGGGTGAGGAGAACCGTCGGGTGCGCGCGGTGCTGGCCTACCTGACTGAGCAGCACGCGCAGCGCTGA
- a CDS encoding ribonuclease H family protein has product MSESSDPIRAAVDGSSLGNPGPAGWAWVVDRDHWDAGGWPSGTNNLGELTAVLELLRATDTDELRGRRLEILADSQYAINVITKWAPSWKKKGWQKADKKPIANLEVIQEIDRLIASRDAHFAWVRGHAGHDLNELADTHARGAAEAYRDGRAPEPGPGFASVSGSGFESSPGSGCASPIDEGDPPTVDSAATIRPRQKSLIRAWASLNFKELGTYEAEGARIIDHEGHDRLELRDVPIRPGESCRVSRIEICEGGANMWIATFTISGSDATWPGTIRITHVWAGSSADTARVIWQQFTPVVDAG; this is encoded by the coding sequence ATGAGTGAATCGTCAGATCCGATCCGCGCTGCCGTCGACGGCTCATCGCTTGGAAATCCAGGACCTGCCGGATGGGCGTGGGTCGTGGACCGTGACCACTGGGATGCCGGTGGCTGGCCGTCAGGAACGAACAACCTGGGCGAGCTGACCGCCGTGTTGGAGCTCCTGCGCGCAACCGACACGGATGAGCTGCGCGGCAGACGCCTGGAAATCCTGGCTGATTCACAGTACGCCATTAACGTCATCACCAAGTGGGCACCGTCGTGGAAGAAGAAGGGGTGGCAGAAAGCCGACAAGAAGCCGATCGCGAACCTCGAGGTCATTCAGGAGATTGACCGGCTCATCGCCTCACGCGATGCACACTTCGCGTGGGTGCGCGGCCACGCCGGACATGACCTCAACGAGCTGGCTGACACTCACGCGCGCGGCGCGGCAGAAGCGTACCGCGATGGTCGAGCCCCCGAGCCGGGCCCAGGTTTCGCATCCGTATCCGGCTCAGGTTTTGAGTCCTCACCAGGTTCTGGTTGCGCATCCCCGATTGACGAGGGTGACCCGCCCACCGTTGACTCCGCAGCGACGATACGGCCTCGGCAAAAGAGTCTGATCCGCGCGTGGGCCAGCCTCAACTTCAAGGAGCTTGGCACGTATGAGGCGGAAGGTGCCCGCATTATTGACCATGAGGGACACGATCGCTTAGAGCTGCGTGATGTGCCGATTCGTCCGGGCGAGTCGTGCCGGGTCAGTCGCATCGAGATCTGTGAGGGCGGCGCGAACATGTGGATCGCTACCTTTACGATTTCAGGCAGCGATGCAACGTGGCCAGGCACAATCCGCATCACTCACGTGTGGGCAGGATCCAGTGCTGACACGGCGCGCGTCATCTGGCAGCAGTTCACGCCCGTGGTCGACGCCGGCTAA